A genome region from Deltaproteobacteria bacterium includes the following:
- the lspA gene encoding signal peptidase II: protein MKKKYILLLLISCIIIVLDQVTKIYIHSRFQLSESVIVIKDFFNLTYVRNYGAAFGFLAESHPTFREIFFLSMPPIAIIIIMTILRSVKDNDFLQISALSLICGGALGNYIDRLKYRYVIDFLDFHIFNKYSYPAFNIADSAIVCGVGILILVMTLEKKKSSPPSEIEIAG, encoded by the coding sequence ATGAAAAAAAAATACATACTACTATTACTTATTTCTTGCATTATCATTGTCTTAGATCAAGTCACCAAGATTTATATTCATTCTCGATTTCAGTTAAGCGAATCAGTTATTGTCATCAAAGATTTTTTTAATCTTACTTATGTAAGAAACTATGGTGCTGCTTTTGGTTTTCTAGCTGAGTCTCATCCTACCTTTAGAGAAATCTTTTTTCTTTCGATGCCTCCGATTGCCATCATTATTATCATGACTATTTTAAGATCAGTTAAAGACAATGATTTTTTACAGATTTCAGCTTTATCTTTAATTTGCGGAGGCGCCCTTGGCAATTATATCGATAGGTTAAAGTATAGGTATGTTATTGATTTTTTAGATTTCCATATTTTTAACAAATATTCTTACCCAGCTTTTAATATAGCTGATTCGGCTATTGTTTGCGGTGTTGGTATATTAATATTGGTGATGACCTTAGAGAAAAAGAAATCAAGCCCGCCTTCAGAAATTGAAATAGCGGGTTAG